GCCTACCAGAAAACCTTCCGTGCACCGCAACCGCAGCCGAATGTGTTCACCATCGGCGTGGGCGGTACGCGCTAGGCGGCATTATGGTTTTCCGAGTCATTCCCCGGCCAACCATTCGCGCACCCGGCCGCGAAGGCGGCGCCGTGGCGATCATCGTCGCAGTGACGCTTGCCGTCCTGGTCGGCTTCGCAGGCATCGTGCTCGACCTGGGACGCCTGTTCGTCAACAAGACCGAACTGCAGAATGCGGCCGATGCCTGCGCGCTGGCAGCGGCCAGTGAGCTGGTGTGCAACCCCGCCGCGGGTCCTTGCCCGGCGGCGTTCCTGGCCGACGCCCAGGCCGCCGGCATCGCCGTGGCCTCGCGCAATGCCAGCGATTTCCGTTCCGCCGCGGTGACGATCGCACCGGCGGATGTGCGCTTCAATACGGCGATCGGACCGAACGACGCTTACCTGTCGCTCGCAGCCGGCGCCAGTCCGAATTCGAGATTCGCTATGTGCATCGCCCGCTCGGCGGCGATATCGCCCCGGTTCATGGAGGTACTCAAACACTTCGACGCGTTCGTCGTACAGGCGCAGGCGGTGGCGACCCTGGCGCCGGGCCAGAGCGCCTGCAATGCCGCACCGATCGGTGTTTGTGCCGATATGACGAAGCCTGCACCGGACTACGGCCACAAGCCTGGAGACTGGATCAAATCGACCTTCAACAACGGCGCCGGTCCCGACGACGCCGACGTGCAAGGAGACTTCCGCTGGGTCGACTTCACGCCCAGCGCCGGGGGCACGAACGAGGTGCGCGATCAACTGCTCGGCAACGCCGCTGTCTGCGGCATCAAGGTTGGCGGCGACGTGAGCGAACAGGGGGTCAAGCAAGGTGCGAAGAGTGCCTGGAACACGCGTTTTGGCTTCTATCCGAATGGCGCCAACGGGTACACGCCCCAGTCAGTCGCACCGGACAAGACCGGCTACGCC
This window of the Massilia sp. WG5 genome carries:
- a CDS encoding pilus assembly protein TadG-related protein — translated: MAIIVAVTLAVLVGFAGIVLDLGRLFVNKTELQNAADACALAAASELVCNPAAGPCPAAFLADAQAAGIAVASRNASDFRSAAVTIAPADVRFNTAIGPNDAYLSLAAGASPNSRFAMCIARSAAISPRFMEVLKHFDAFVVQAQAVATLAPGQSACNAAPIGVCADMTKPAPDYGHKPGDWIKSTFNNGAGPDDADVQGDFRWVDFTPSAGGTNEVRDQLLGNAAVCGIKVGGDVSEQGVKQGAKSAWNTRFGFYPNGANGYTPQSVAPDKTGYAFPSKAPGPVIPIGTSAYAAYRQKQAEHAVFVTNEYDGANKNIAGKGISSSDYQTYGAERRLVVAPILECGKSPSSVKILGMACVLMLNPMSNGSKGDLYLEWLGMANVPGSPCRTMGAAGGTTGALVPTLVQ